The sequence GGTCATCGGAGCTAAAGTTCTCAATGATTGCCGAAAGCCAAGTATCAGTAACTTCAACATCATCATCTAAAAATACAAGAATTGAGCCACGGGCAACTGAGCATCCTCGATGACGACCAGCGTGGAGTCCCGGGCTGGCCTCATGCAAATAGGTATAGTTGCGGAAATGAGATCCCAGAGACTTGCAGACTAGGTGTGTGCTGTCTTTTGACCCATTATCAACAATAATAAGTTCCGAATCTTCAAACTCTTTGCATTGAGACGCTAGGGACAAGACCGCGCTACCAAGAAGACTCGCTCTATTCCGAGTAGGAATTATAATTGAGATCACGGCTTCTTGCTAAGAGTTCCCCACCACATATTTGGCAAAGAGCCGACCTTAGTTGTTACGTGGCGTACTTCCTCAGCAATTACTCTTTGCACGCCAGTAGCCCAGCCAACATCATGAAATATCACTACAGAACCCTCTCGAAGTAAACTCTTATACGTATCCCAGTCTTGCTTTGCACCCTCATAACTATGATCCCCGTCAATGAAGAGTAAGTCCAAGGAATCCGTTAAGCCGTAGACATTATCTTTTACCATATTGCTCCATCCTCGGACTGGAATAATGAACTTCGAGAACCTCATTGTATTAGATTTAAATTCATTAAACGTATCCATTGCGCCTTCGCTCATTGCGTCATTCTCCCAAGTATCTATGCAAAGCAAACGGCCTTTGTTTGAGTTAATGCCCGCCGCTATTGCACATGAAGAAGCTCCTAAATAAGAGCCAACCTCCATGGCGTTAATTCTTCGCTTGGCCAACCTGTAAAGAGTGATTAACTCAGTGGTGGTCAAGTGCGTCTTACAATGAAATGCTGGGGCAAGGCGGGAGTATAGAACATCTTTTAATGCAGGGTATCGGTCTATTGCTTTTAATGAAAGAAAGTCTCGTGTGTTTTTCATTGTTCGTACCCAGGGCATCTTGTTAGGTTAAAACTCTCGCCAATGCCGAGATGCCTCGCCATATACATTAAACTTAGTGTCCTAAACCATGTTGGAAGCATGGCACCCTGATTAATTAGGCTCATAGTCTGCGGGGATCCATATACAAACGACTCATTTAGCCTAAATACAAATCCACCGTCATCTACCATGTTTGCAGTGACCCACTTAAAGGCAAGGTTGAGTGCCTTATTTATCTTTCTTTTCATGCTTTGACTAACGAATGGGAATGCTCTTATCAAAATATCTATTGAATCTATATCTTCACAGGCGCTTGAATTTGTAGCAACACCGAAGCCGCCAAGGCCATTCTGAGTTTTTAGCACAGTCTTTATGATTTGATCCCAATTAAAGGAATAAAATCCATCATAAAAAAAGAGTGGAAAAAGGTGATAAGCAAACTGAACAAGCCTTGATCTCTGCCTTGGATTATCTACATCAAGATTTCCCCACATACCTGTTTGGGGATTTATTCTTTCAAAAAGAATAGATTTCATAGAATTTAATGAATCAGCGGCATTTTTATCTTGCCATTGATCTCGTTGGTATTGAAGCAGGCATCCTATATTCATGATCTTATTGTCAACATCTGAGTCGCCGAGCCTACGCTCATGCCACTCAATGCTATTCAGCCATGAGGATATCTGTCTTGTCGAAAATTCAGAAAGGAAGTTGAATGGTTTACTGGGCCTAGACCCTAGTGCTGTATATCCACTTATCATATGAAGTGCCAGATGGCGAGCTCCCCACCAATCGGAATCATCATATATTTCATTGTACACCGAAGGATCAATAAATAAGCCATTCTGGCTCTGATAAGAATCAAAATAATGCGCCCAACTATGCCTTATGCTGTTGGGAATACCGGACAATTCGCCGAGTATGCTCAGTGTCATTAATGCGTATACTGATGCATAAAGTGATGTCTCTGTTGACGTCTTTGAATAATAGTATTCAAAGCTGGAATCATGTTTGCGGTGATTGTCAAGGAAGGCAAGGACTTTTCCCTTAAACTTATAATACTTGAAACTTTTAACGCTATTGCCTTTCTGTTTAACTCTTTTCTTGAGATGAAGCAGTTGGGATGTGTTTCTAACTTTGCTAGTTACCGATCTATAGTATTCTTTTGCTTTTTGTGGAGCAATTCGACTCAGCTGAGGTATGAGATATGTCATTTAACGATATCAACATGGGACAATGAGCTGACAACCGCTTCGGCTCTTAATGCTGCGACACCATCCTCTTTGGTAAGTAAATAGCCGGTCTTGTAAATATCTGATTGCATTATTGAAAAATCAATGCAATCTTCGACTTTGTCTGCGAGTGTGCCTTGGTGGCTTCCAAGGGAAACTGTCAGGACATATTGCCCGGGCGTCAATTGATTGCATTCAATTCTAAACTCAACTTCTCCGGATGACGGTATATTATGTGGAGGCTGAAATGCCATATAAGTGTTAAATCCTCCTACTCTAATCCCCTCGGTTGTCTTTACAATAAAACCTGCGCCAGCCAGCGAATCTGCTTCACTAGCTTGGTATTTTATTCTTAGCTTAAGGCATTCATTTTGCTTGAAGTCTCTATTTGGAGTTTTATCTTTTCCAAAGAGGGCCGCCGATATTAGGATGTTTTTGGCGCCTCTTATTCTATTTTTGTGGTTGCTTAGGTCGACAAAGCCAGCTCCCCTTTCGTATCCGCTAGAGAGATATTTTTGTATGCAATCGACTGAGGACCCTAAGTATTGGATTTTCCCTTCGTTCAGCCAAATGCCTTTGCTGCAAAGTTCGCCTAGGACGCCCATGCTATGGCTAACAAAAAGCACAGTCCTCCCTTCTCCTGATACGTCTTTCATTTTCCCTAAACACTTCTTCTGAAAACTGGCATCCCCCACCGCCAGCACCTCATCCACCACAAGGATCTCCGGCTCCAGATACGCCGCCACCGCAAACGCCAGCCGCACATACATGCCGCTGGAGTAGCGCTTAACCGGTGTGTCTAAGAATTTCTCCACCTCGGCGAAATCTACGATCTTATCAAACTTGGCACGGATCTCCCGCCGCATCATCCCCAAGATGGCGCCATTCAGATAAATGTTCTCCCGGCCCGTGAGCTCCGGGTGGAAGCCCGTGCCCACCTCCAGCAGGCTTGCCACCCTTCCCAGGATCTCCACTCGGCCCGTGGAGGGTTCGGTGATGC is a genomic window of Cyanobium sp. Tous-M-B4 containing:
- a CDS encoding class I SAM-dependent methyltransferase, producing the protein MTTTELITLYRLAKRRINAMEVGSYLGASSCAIAAGINSNKGRLLCIDTWENDAMSEGAMDTFNEFKSNTMRFSKFIIPVRGWSNMVKDNVYGLTDSLDLLFIDGDHSYEGAKQDWDTYKSLLREGSVVIFHDVGWATGVQRVIAEEVRHVTTKVGSLPNMWWGTLSKKP
- a CDS encoding ABC transporter ATP-binding protein, with amino-acid sequence MSDSDVVIRVEGLGKKYSLHHEQGERYTALRDVVARQAKAAGRLLNPFTLAGQLRKAQRQAAKERSESEEEFWALKDVSFEIRRGERVGIIGRNGAGKSTLLKILSRITEPSTGRVEILGRVASLLEVGTGFHPELTGRENIYLNGAILGMMRREIRAKFDKIVDFAEVEKFLDTPVKRYSSGMYVRLAFAVAAYLEPEILVVDEVLAVGDASFQKKCLGKMKDVSGEGRTVLFVSHSMGVLGELCSKGIWLNEGKIQYLGSSVDCIQKYLSSGYERGAGFVDLSNHKNRIRGAKNILISAALFGKDKTPNRDFKQNECLKLRIKYQASEADSLAGAGFIVKTTEGIRVGGFNTYMAFQPPHNIPSSGEVEFRIECNQLTPGQYVLTVSLGSHQGTLADKVEDCIDFSIMQSDIYKTGYLLTKEDGVAALRAEAVVSSLSHVDIVK